A window of Synechococcus sp. MW101C3 genomic DNA:
GCTGCTGCAACAGGACTCTGTGAGGCGTGATCCAGCTGCCCATGCCAAGAACTGCGCTGTGCAGCCGCTGGTGTGTGCTTAAAGTATGCAGGCTGGCCGTGTTGATACTGTGCCGATCAGGCTTCCGCTGGCAGCAAAGAGGCTCGCTCTGACTGGTTGGAGGGCCTATCGCCTCTGGGATCATTGCGACTGTATTGACCTCAGTGCGGCCTTTGCGTATCACACACTTCAATCCATATTCCCAGTGTTGCTGATCGTGCTCTCTACTGCGAGTGGCATTCTCGGCAGAGAGGATGGGCTTACTGAACAGATTATCAGTTGGTCTGCCCAGTTTTTCCCCGAGGCTTCTTTGCCACTGATTCGCACCACTCTGCTCAAGTTGCAATCTGCCAGGGCCAGTGCTGGTTGGTTTGGGTTGGGGATGTTGTTGCTCACCTCCAGCAACGCCTATCTCACACTGCAGCGTGGGGCTGATCGTCTCTGGGGCGATGACTCGGCCATCCCTTCCGTTGCCTCTCCCATTCAGCAACAGCAGCCCTGGTTCGCTGTGCGCCGCTTTGTATTGCAACGCCTCAAGGCGTTTGGGTTCGTGGGTTCAGTCGGTCTCCTGTTGGTGATTGATCAGCTCACCACTAACCTCCGATCAATGGGCACGCAGACGTGGCGTTCCATGTTTGATTCACACTTTTCCTGGTTGATCCAGGTCTTCCTTCCTGACCCGACCGTGTTGAATCTGGTGGGGTCGCTGCTCATCTCCGTGTTGGTGGCACTTCTTCTTTTGCGCGTGTTGCCTTCAGGGGTGACGCCTTGGCGTCCCCTGCTGCCTGCTGCGTTGTTGATCGGGGTGGTGCAGTTGGTGTTGAACCTAGCGGTGGGCCGCAGTC
This region includes:
- a CDS encoding YihY/virulence factor BrkB family protein, yielding MQAGRVDTVPIRLPLAAKRLALTGWRAYRLWDHCDCIDLSAAFAYHTLQSIFPVLLIVLSTASGILGREDGLTEQIISWSAQFFPEASLPLIRTTLLKLQSARASAGWFGLGMLLLTSSNAYLTLQRGADRLWGDDSAIPSVASPIQQQQPWFAVRRFVLQRLKAFGFVGSVGLLLVIDQLTTNLRSMGTQTWRSMFDSHFSWLIQVFLPDPTVLNLVGSLLISVLVALLLLRVLPSGVTPWRPLLPAALLIGVVQLVLNLAVGRSLVSLGTRFQAYGVISGVLVLTLWVWLQGLIFYYGIAWSVVLGRRRSGGDPHLDSADRLAPFARG